One genomic segment of Phyllopteryx taeniolatus isolate TA_2022b chromosome 12, UOR_Ptae_1.2, whole genome shotgun sequence includes these proteins:
- the col28a2a gene encoding collagen, type XXVIII, alpha 2a isoform X2, which produces MLLSCESVLLATVLTCVWAQDLHYNRRAKSRTKPLAANMYDGQAILDEDCSLELSFLLDSSESAKDNHEQEKQFAMNLVDKLQGLKLQTGRSLSLRVALLQYSSTVITEQRFNDWRGIENFKNRIAPIVYIGHGTYTTYAITNMTKIYQEESSPGSIKVAVLLTDGSSHPRNPDIFYAVAEAKNQGIKFFTLGITRTANEPVNVAQLRILASSPTSHFLHNLQDKDIVENIATKISDLADEGCPLTQKCACEKGERGPSGPAGKKGRPGEEGAPGLKGQKGEAGISGLPGRDGAEGKSGYKGEQGERGECGTPGIKGDRGPEGLIGVRGLRGLQGLPGPHGDIGPEGPQGKHGERGSPGPPGIQGETGIGIPGPKGDMGFQGRPGPPGPAGLGAHGPPGPQGPQGVQGGKGPTGEGLPGPKGDRGLPGPRGSRGQQGAGIKGEQGELGPPGPPGPTGLTGVGIQGEKGVEGPRGPPGVRGLPGEGLPGPKGDQGLPGEQGSPGERGIGESGPKGEPGSAGLGGLPGLPGEDGAPGQKGEPGLPGSRGSEGPPGIGTQGEKGDQGLRGIRGLHGPPGISGHSGPKGERGVPGHQGIPGQPGRSITGPKGDLGPSGPPGPIGETGLGLPGPKGDRGYTGPHGQPGPKGEGTPGPLGPPGIPGLPGEPGPEGIGIPGPKGDIGFRGLPGLPGPPGEGIQGPPGNVGRAGPPGPNGPPGVGIQGPKGDPGAQGMTGPRGPRGDGFPGAKGDRGSQGERGMKGAEGDLGDPGVPGEAGKPGTKGDAGLTREDIIKLIKEICGCGVKCKERPMELVFVIDSSESVGPDNFEIIKDFVTRLVDRTTVGRNATRIGLVLYSLDVHLEFNLVRYTNKQDVKQAIRKMPYMGEGTYTGTAIRKATQEAFYSARPGVRKVAIVITDGQTDKREPVKLDIAVREAHAANIEMYALGIVNSSDLTQAEFLRELNLIASDPDSEHMYLIDDFNTLPALESKVISQFCEDENGALIYNRIANGHWNGNNGLSINGNNGYGQHSNGYNNGYGKNKNEVNGNGYQEAVTNVRRTNSRGRGDTFALPISADPLPSQMEEDEDGEDLDLRAHVRASGSVVVVNKTASLLHVKERAVSNEAVLSPSSSSSAAGSSSKLGSSSSLNSNQLQAVASPVLPEEVPLRDPRCNLSLDQGTCRSYNIRWYYDKQANSCAQFWYGGCAGNDNRFETEDECRKTCVILKTG; this is translated from the exons ATGCTCCTCTCCTGTGAATCAGTGCTGTTGGCCACAGTACTGACTTGTGTCTGGGCTCAAGATCTGCATTATAACAGAAGAGCCAAATCTCGCACAAAACCACTGGCTGCAAATATGTATGATGGGCAAG CCATCCTGGATGAGGACTGTAGCTTGGAGCTCTCCTTTCTACTGGACAGCTCTGAGAGTGCCAAAGACAACCATGAGCAGGAGAAGCAGTTTGCTATGAATTTGGTAGACAAACTCCAAGGCCTGAAACTGCAGACAGGCCGCAGTTTGAGCCTAAGGGTGGCCCTGCTCCAGTACAGCAGTACAGTCATCACAGAGCAAAGATTTAATGACTGGAGGGGCATAGAGAACTTCAAGAACCGCATTGCTCCCATTGTTTACATCGGCCATGGAACCTACACCACGTACGCCATCACCAACATGACCAAGATCTACCAAGAGGAATCCAGCCCGGGCAGCATTAAAGTAGCTGTGCTCCTCACTGATGGCTCCTCCCACCCGAGGAACCCGGATATTTTCTATGCTGTCGCCGAGGCCAAGAACCAGGGCATCAAGTTCTTCACTCTGGGCATTACCCGCACCGCCAACGAGCCCGTCAATGTGGCTCAGCTCCGCATCCTCGCCAGCTCTCCTACATCCCACTTCCTCCACAATTTGCAAGACAAGGACATAGTTGAAAATATAGCCACTAAGATT AGTGACCTGGCTGATGAAGGA tgcccATTGACTCAGAAATGTGCCTGTGAGAAAGGCGAGAGGGGGCCCAGTGGGCCTGCG GGGAAGAAAGGTCGTCCAGGAGAAGAGGGAGCCCCCGGGCTGAAAGGGCAAAAG GGTGAAGCAGGAATAAGTGGTCTACCCGGGCGGGACGGTGCTGAG GGAAAATCAGGTTACAAAGGAGAGCAG GGTGAAAGGGGAGAGTGCGGCACTCCAGGAATCAAAGGAGACAGG GGTCCTGAGGGTTTGATTGGTGTAAGAGGACTTAGAGGACTGCAG ggtCTACCAGGACCACATGGAGACATTGGACCAGAAGGCCCTCAGGGAAAGCAC GGAGAACGTGGATCACCCGGCCCTCCAGGTATTCAGGGGGAAACTGGCATTGGAATACCTGGGCCAAAA GGTGACATGGGATTCCAGGGCCGCCCAGGTCCTCCTGGTCCTGCAGGCCTTGGGGCACATGGTCCACCA ggaCCTCAAGGGCCACAAGGTGTTCAAGGGGGAAAAGGACCGACTGGTGAGGGCCTTCCTGGACCAAAG GGGGATCGCGGGCTTCCAGGACCGAGGGGATCGAGAGGACAACAGGGTGCAGGAATTAAAGGAGAACAG GGGGAACTAGGTCCCCCAGGTCCTCCAGGGCCCACTGGGCTGACAGGAGTGGGCATACAAGGAGAGAAG GGAGTTGAGGGTCCAAGGGGTCCACCAGGAGTAAGAGGGCTTCCAGGAGAGGGTTTGCCTGGACCCAAG GGGGACCAAGGTTTACCTGGAGAACAGGGATCTCCAGGAGAGAGAGGCATTGGTGAATCTGGTCCAAAG GGAGAACCTGGATCTGCTGGTTTAGGTGGCTTACCTGGTCTTCCAGGAGAAGATGGGGCGCCAGGGCAGAAG GGGGAGCCTGGGTTACCAGGTTCAAGAGGTTCTGAGGGACCTCCAGGAATTGGGACTCAAGGAGAGAAG GGGGACCAGGGTCTGAGGGGTATCCGAGGGTTACATGGACCTCCAGGGATCTCAGGACACTCTGGTCCAAAG GGTGAACGTGGGGTACCAGGTCACCAGGGCATTCCAGGGCAACCAGGACGATCCATAACTGGTCCAAAG GGAGATCTTGGTCCCTCTGGTCCACCTGGACCAATTGGGGAAACAGGCCTTGGACTTCCAGGTCCAAAG GGTGATAGAGGTTATACTGGTCCACATGGTCAACCTGGGCCAAAAGGAGAAGGCACCCCAGGACCTTTG GGCCCCCCAGGAATTCCAGGGTTACCAGGAGAACCAGGCCCAGAGGGTATAGGAATTCCCGGACCTAAG GGTGACATTGGATTTCGAGGATTGCCAGGTTTACCTGGCCCACCTGGAGAGGGAATACAAGGACCCCCA GGTAATGTTGGGAGGGCAGGACCTCCTGGCCCAAATGGACCACCAGGAGTGGGTATTCAAGGACCAAAG GGGGATCCTGGAGCCCAAGGTATGACCGGACCAAGAGGGCCGAGAGGAGATGGGTTCCCTGGCGCTAAA GGTGACCGTGGGTCTCAGGGTGAGAGGGGAATGAAAGGTGCAGAGGGAGATCTGGGAGATCCAGGAGTGCCTGGCGAAGCA GGAAAACCAGGAACAAAAGGAGACGCGGGCCTCACA cgAGAGGACATCATTAAACTCATTAAAGAAATATGTG gATGTGGCGTCAAGTGTAAAGAAAGGCCAATGGAACTCGTCTTTGTGATCGACAGCTCAGAGAGTGTTGGCCCTGACAATTTTGAAATCATCAAAGATTTTGTCACCAGGCTGGTGGACCGGACCACGGTGGGACGCAATGCAACGAGAATCGGCCTTGTCCTCTACAGTCTGGATGTCCATTTGGAGTTCAACTTGGTCCGCTACACGAACAAACAAGATGTGAAGCAGGCGATCCGAAAGATGCCTTACATGGGGGAGGGTACCTATACTGGCACCGCCAtaagaaaagccacacaggagGCTTTCTACAGCGCCCGGCCCGGGGTCAGGAAGGTCGCCATCGTCATCACCGATGGTCAGACTGACAAGCGAGAGCCCGTTAAACTTGATATTGCCGTGAGAGAGGCTCATGCAGCAAATATTGAGATGTACGCTCTGGGGATCGTCAATTCCTCGGATCTGACGCAGGCGGAGTTTCTGAGAGAACTCAACCTCATTGCCTCTGACCCTGATAGTGAACACATGTACCTTATTGATGACTTCAACACTTTGCCAG CACtggagtctaaagtcatcagcCAGTTCTGCGAGGATGAAAATGGTGCCCTCATCTATAATCGCATTGCAAACGGGCACTGGAATGGCAACAATGGACTCAGTATTAATGGTAACAATGGATATGGACAGCATAGCAATGGATACAACAATGGCTATGGAAAAAACAAGAATGAAGTAAATGGGAATGGTTACCAAGAGGCGGTCACAAATGTGAGACGTACCAACAGCCGAGGCCGTGGGGACACTTTCGCACTGCCCATCAGTGCTGATCCACTCCCTAGTCAG ATGGAAGAAGACGAAGACGGTGAAGATTTAGACTTGAGGGCCCATGTGAGGGCCAGCGGCAGCGTGGTTGTAGTGAACAAAACAGCCTCTTTGTTACATGTGAAGGAACGCGCTGTGTCCAATGAGGCAGTCTTATCACCTTCATCATCCTCCTCCGCTGCAGGATCTTCATCTAAACTGGGTTCCAGTTCTTCCTTAAATTCTAATCAGCTGCAGGCAGTAGCAAGTCCAGTACTTCCTGAAG aagTTCCACTTCGCGATCCCCGCTGTAACCTCAGTTTGGACCAAGGCACCTGCAGATCATACAACATCCGCTGGTATTATGATAAGCAGGCTAATTCCTGCGCACAATTTTGGTATGGAGGCTGCGCTGGAAATGACAATCGATTTGAAACTGAAGATGAATGCAGGAAGACTTGTGTTATATTGAAGACAG Gataa
- the col28a2a gene encoding collagen, type XXVIII, alpha 2a isoform X1: MLLSCESVLLATVLTCVWAQDLHYNRRAKSRTKPLAANMYDGQAILDEDCSLELSFLLDSSESAKDNHEQEKQFAMNLVDKLQGLKLQTGRSLSLRVALLQYSSTVITEQRFNDWRGIENFKNRIAPIVYIGHGTYTTYAITNMTKIYQEESSPGSIKVAVLLTDGSSHPRNPDIFYAVAEAKNQGIKFFTLGITRTANEPVNVAQLRILASSPTSHFLHNLQDKDIVENIATKISDLADEGCPLTQKCACEKGERGPSGPAGKKGRPGEEGAPGLKGQKGEAGISGLPGRDGAEGKSGYKGEQGERGECGTPGIKGDRGPEGLIGVRGLRGLQGLPGPHGDIGPEGPQGKHGERGSPGPPGIQGETGIGIPGPKGDMGFQGRPGPPGPAGLGAHGPPGPQGPQGVQGGKGPTGEGLPGPKGDRGLPGPRGSRGQQGAGIKGEQGELGPPGPPGPTGLTGVGIQGEKGVEGPRGPPGVRGLPGEGLPGPKGDQGLPGEQGSPGERGIGESGPKGEPGSAGLGGLPGLPGEDGAPGQKGEPGLPGSRGSEGPPGIGTQGEKGDQGLRGIRGLHGPPGISGHSGPKGERGVPGHQGIPGQPGRSITGPKGDLGPSGPPGPIGETGLGLPGPKGDRGYTGPHGQPGPKGEGTPGPLGPPGIPGLPGEPGPEGIGIPGPKGDIGFRGLPGLPGPPGEGIQGPPGNVGRAGPPGPNGPPGVGIQGPKGDPGAQGMTGPRGPRGDGFPGAKGDRGSQGERGMKGAEGDLGDPGVPGEAGKPGTKGDAGLTREDIIKLIKEICGCGVKCKERPMELVFVIDSSESVGPDNFEIIKDFVTRLVDRTTVGRNATRIGLVLYSLDVHLEFNLVRYTNKQDVKQAIRKMPYMGEGTYTGTAIRKATQEAFYSARPGVRKVAIVITDGQTDKREPVKLDIAVREAHAANIEMYALGIVNSSDLTQAEFLRELNLIASDPDSEHMYLIDDFNTLPALESKVISQFCEDENGALIYNRIANGHWNGNNGLSINGNNGYGQHSNGYNNGYGKNKNEVNGNGYQEAVTNVRRTNSRGRGDTFALPISADPLPSQMEEDEDGEDLDLRAHVRASGSVVVVNKTASLLHVKERAVSNEAVLSPSSSSSAAGSSSKLGSSSSLNSNQLQAVASPVLPEEVPLRDPRCNLSLDQGTCRSYNIRWYYDKQANSCAQFWYGGCAGNDNRFETEDECRKTCVILKTAG, translated from the exons ATGCTCCTCTCCTGTGAATCAGTGCTGTTGGCCACAGTACTGACTTGTGTCTGGGCTCAAGATCTGCATTATAACAGAAGAGCCAAATCTCGCACAAAACCACTGGCTGCAAATATGTATGATGGGCAAG CCATCCTGGATGAGGACTGTAGCTTGGAGCTCTCCTTTCTACTGGACAGCTCTGAGAGTGCCAAAGACAACCATGAGCAGGAGAAGCAGTTTGCTATGAATTTGGTAGACAAACTCCAAGGCCTGAAACTGCAGACAGGCCGCAGTTTGAGCCTAAGGGTGGCCCTGCTCCAGTACAGCAGTACAGTCATCACAGAGCAAAGATTTAATGACTGGAGGGGCATAGAGAACTTCAAGAACCGCATTGCTCCCATTGTTTACATCGGCCATGGAACCTACACCACGTACGCCATCACCAACATGACCAAGATCTACCAAGAGGAATCCAGCCCGGGCAGCATTAAAGTAGCTGTGCTCCTCACTGATGGCTCCTCCCACCCGAGGAACCCGGATATTTTCTATGCTGTCGCCGAGGCCAAGAACCAGGGCATCAAGTTCTTCACTCTGGGCATTACCCGCACCGCCAACGAGCCCGTCAATGTGGCTCAGCTCCGCATCCTCGCCAGCTCTCCTACATCCCACTTCCTCCACAATTTGCAAGACAAGGACATAGTTGAAAATATAGCCACTAAGATT AGTGACCTGGCTGATGAAGGA tgcccATTGACTCAGAAATGTGCCTGTGAGAAAGGCGAGAGGGGGCCCAGTGGGCCTGCG GGGAAGAAAGGTCGTCCAGGAGAAGAGGGAGCCCCCGGGCTGAAAGGGCAAAAG GGTGAAGCAGGAATAAGTGGTCTACCCGGGCGGGACGGTGCTGAG GGAAAATCAGGTTACAAAGGAGAGCAG GGTGAAAGGGGAGAGTGCGGCACTCCAGGAATCAAAGGAGACAGG GGTCCTGAGGGTTTGATTGGTGTAAGAGGACTTAGAGGACTGCAG ggtCTACCAGGACCACATGGAGACATTGGACCAGAAGGCCCTCAGGGAAAGCAC GGAGAACGTGGATCACCCGGCCCTCCAGGTATTCAGGGGGAAACTGGCATTGGAATACCTGGGCCAAAA GGTGACATGGGATTCCAGGGCCGCCCAGGTCCTCCTGGTCCTGCAGGCCTTGGGGCACATGGTCCACCA ggaCCTCAAGGGCCACAAGGTGTTCAAGGGGGAAAAGGACCGACTGGTGAGGGCCTTCCTGGACCAAAG GGGGATCGCGGGCTTCCAGGACCGAGGGGATCGAGAGGACAACAGGGTGCAGGAATTAAAGGAGAACAG GGGGAACTAGGTCCCCCAGGTCCTCCAGGGCCCACTGGGCTGACAGGAGTGGGCATACAAGGAGAGAAG GGAGTTGAGGGTCCAAGGGGTCCACCAGGAGTAAGAGGGCTTCCAGGAGAGGGTTTGCCTGGACCCAAG GGGGACCAAGGTTTACCTGGAGAACAGGGATCTCCAGGAGAGAGAGGCATTGGTGAATCTGGTCCAAAG GGAGAACCTGGATCTGCTGGTTTAGGTGGCTTACCTGGTCTTCCAGGAGAAGATGGGGCGCCAGGGCAGAAG GGGGAGCCTGGGTTACCAGGTTCAAGAGGTTCTGAGGGACCTCCAGGAATTGGGACTCAAGGAGAGAAG GGGGACCAGGGTCTGAGGGGTATCCGAGGGTTACATGGACCTCCAGGGATCTCAGGACACTCTGGTCCAAAG GGTGAACGTGGGGTACCAGGTCACCAGGGCATTCCAGGGCAACCAGGACGATCCATAACTGGTCCAAAG GGAGATCTTGGTCCCTCTGGTCCACCTGGACCAATTGGGGAAACAGGCCTTGGACTTCCAGGTCCAAAG GGTGATAGAGGTTATACTGGTCCACATGGTCAACCTGGGCCAAAAGGAGAAGGCACCCCAGGACCTTTG GGCCCCCCAGGAATTCCAGGGTTACCAGGAGAACCAGGCCCAGAGGGTATAGGAATTCCCGGACCTAAG GGTGACATTGGATTTCGAGGATTGCCAGGTTTACCTGGCCCACCTGGAGAGGGAATACAAGGACCCCCA GGTAATGTTGGGAGGGCAGGACCTCCTGGCCCAAATGGACCACCAGGAGTGGGTATTCAAGGACCAAAG GGGGATCCTGGAGCCCAAGGTATGACCGGACCAAGAGGGCCGAGAGGAGATGGGTTCCCTGGCGCTAAA GGTGACCGTGGGTCTCAGGGTGAGAGGGGAATGAAAGGTGCAGAGGGAGATCTGGGAGATCCAGGAGTGCCTGGCGAAGCA GGAAAACCAGGAACAAAAGGAGACGCGGGCCTCACA cgAGAGGACATCATTAAACTCATTAAAGAAATATGTG gATGTGGCGTCAAGTGTAAAGAAAGGCCAATGGAACTCGTCTTTGTGATCGACAGCTCAGAGAGTGTTGGCCCTGACAATTTTGAAATCATCAAAGATTTTGTCACCAGGCTGGTGGACCGGACCACGGTGGGACGCAATGCAACGAGAATCGGCCTTGTCCTCTACAGTCTGGATGTCCATTTGGAGTTCAACTTGGTCCGCTACACGAACAAACAAGATGTGAAGCAGGCGATCCGAAAGATGCCTTACATGGGGGAGGGTACCTATACTGGCACCGCCAtaagaaaagccacacaggagGCTTTCTACAGCGCCCGGCCCGGGGTCAGGAAGGTCGCCATCGTCATCACCGATGGTCAGACTGACAAGCGAGAGCCCGTTAAACTTGATATTGCCGTGAGAGAGGCTCATGCAGCAAATATTGAGATGTACGCTCTGGGGATCGTCAATTCCTCGGATCTGACGCAGGCGGAGTTTCTGAGAGAACTCAACCTCATTGCCTCTGACCCTGATAGTGAACACATGTACCTTATTGATGACTTCAACACTTTGCCAG CACtggagtctaaagtcatcagcCAGTTCTGCGAGGATGAAAATGGTGCCCTCATCTATAATCGCATTGCAAACGGGCACTGGAATGGCAACAATGGACTCAGTATTAATGGTAACAATGGATATGGACAGCATAGCAATGGATACAACAATGGCTATGGAAAAAACAAGAATGAAGTAAATGGGAATGGTTACCAAGAGGCGGTCACAAATGTGAGACGTACCAACAGCCGAGGCCGTGGGGACACTTTCGCACTGCCCATCAGTGCTGATCCACTCCCTAGTCAG ATGGAAGAAGACGAAGACGGTGAAGATTTAGACTTGAGGGCCCATGTGAGGGCCAGCGGCAGCGTGGTTGTAGTGAACAAAACAGCCTCTTTGTTACATGTGAAGGAACGCGCTGTGTCCAATGAGGCAGTCTTATCACCTTCATCATCCTCCTCCGCTGCAGGATCTTCATCTAAACTGGGTTCCAGTTCTTCCTTAAATTCTAATCAGCTGCAGGCAGTAGCAAGTCCAGTACTTCCTGAAG aagTTCCACTTCGCGATCCCCGCTGTAACCTCAGTTTGGACCAAGGCACCTGCAGATCATACAACATCCGCTGGTATTATGATAAGCAGGCTAATTCCTGCGCACAATTTTGGTATGGAGGCTGCGCTGGAAATGACAATCGATTTGAAACTGAAGATGAATGCAGGAAGACTTGTGTTATATTGAAGACAG CAGGataa
- the col28a2a gene encoding collagen, type XXVIII, alpha 2a isoform X3 → MLLSCESVLLATVLTCVWAQDLHYNRRAKSRTKPLAANMYDGQAILDEDCSLELSFLLDSSESAKDNHEQEKQFAMNLVDKLQGLKLQTGRSLSLRVALLQYSSTVITEQRFNDWRGIENFKNRIAPIVYIGHGTYTTYAITNMTKIYQEESSPGSIKVAVLLTDGSSHPRNPDIFYAVAEAKNQGIKFFTLGITRTANEPVNVAQLRILASSPTSHFLHNLQDKDIVENIATKISDLADEGCPLTQKCACEKGERGPSGPAGKKGRPGEEGAPGLKGQKGEAGISGLPGRDGAEGKSGYKGEQGERGECGTPGIKGDRGPEGLIGVRGLRGLQGLPGPHGDIGPEGPQGKHGERGSPGPPGIQGETGIGIPGPKGDMGFQGRPGPPGPAGLGAHGPPGPQGPQGVQGGKGPTGEGLPGPKGDRGLPGPRGSRGQQGAGIKGEQGELGPPGPPGPTGLTGVGIQGEKGVEGPRGPPGVRGLPGEGLPGPKGDQGLPGEQGSPGERGIGESGPKGEPGSAGLGGLPGLPGEDGAPGQKGEPGLPGSRGSEGPPGIGTQGEKGDQGLRGIRGLHGPPGISGHSGPKGERGVPGHQGIPGQPGRSITGPKGDLGPSGPPGPIGETGLGLPGPKGDRGYTGPHGQPGPKGEGTPGPLGPPGIPGLPGEPGPEGIGIPGPKGDIGFRGLPGLPGPPGEGIQGPPGNVGRAGPPGPNGPPGVGIQGPKGDPGAQGMTGPRGPRGDGFPGAKGDRGSQGERGMKGAEGDLGDPGVPGEAGKPGTKGDAGLTREDIIKLIKEICGCGVKCKERPMELVFVIDSSESVGPDNFEIIKDFVTRLVDRTTVGRNATRIGLVLYSLDVHLEFNLVRYTNKQDVKQAIRKMPYMGEGTYTGTAIRKATQEAFYSARPGVRKVAIVITDGQTDKREPVKLDIAVREAHAANIEMYALGIVNSSDLTQAEFLRELNLIASDPDSEHMYLIDDFNTLPALESKVISQFCEDENGALIYNRIANGHWNGNNGLSINGNNGYGQHSNGYNNGYGKNKNEVNGNGYQEAVTNVRRTNSRGRGDTFALPISADPLPSQMEEDEDGEDLDLRAHVRASGSVVVVNKTASLLHVKERAVSNEAVLSPSSSSSAAGSSSKLGSSSSLNSNQLQAVASPVLPEVPLRDPRCNLSLDQGTCRSYNIRWYYDKQANSCAQFWYGGCAGNDNRFETEDECRKTCVILKTAG, encoded by the exons ATGCTCCTCTCCTGTGAATCAGTGCTGTTGGCCACAGTACTGACTTGTGTCTGGGCTCAAGATCTGCATTATAACAGAAGAGCCAAATCTCGCACAAAACCACTGGCTGCAAATATGTATGATGGGCAAG CCATCCTGGATGAGGACTGTAGCTTGGAGCTCTCCTTTCTACTGGACAGCTCTGAGAGTGCCAAAGACAACCATGAGCAGGAGAAGCAGTTTGCTATGAATTTGGTAGACAAACTCCAAGGCCTGAAACTGCAGACAGGCCGCAGTTTGAGCCTAAGGGTGGCCCTGCTCCAGTACAGCAGTACAGTCATCACAGAGCAAAGATTTAATGACTGGAGGGGCATAGAGAACTTCAAGAACCGCATTGCTCCCATTGTTTACATCGGCCATGGAACCTACACCACGTACGCCATCACCAACATGACCAAGATCTACCAAGAGGAATCCAGCCCGGGCAGCATTAAAGTAGCTGTGCTCCTCACTGATGGCTCCTCCCACCCGAGGAACCCGGATATTTTCTATGCTGTCGCCGAGGCCAAGAACCAGGGCATCAAGTTCTTCACTCTGGGCATTACCCGCACCGCCAACGAGCCCGTCAATGTGGCTCAGCTCCGCATCCTCGCCAGCTCTCCTACATCCCACTTCCTCCACAATTTGCAAGACAAGGACATAGTTGAAAATATAGCCACTAAGATT AGTGACCTGGCTGATGAAGGA tgcccATTGACTCAGAAATGTGCCTGTGAGAAAGGCGAGAGGGGGCCCAGTGGGCCTGCG GGGAAGAAAGGTCGTCCAGGAGAAGAGGGAGCCCCCGGGCTGAAAGGGCAAAAG GGTGAAGCAGGAATAAGTGGTCTACCCGGGCGGGACGGTGCTGAG GGAAAATCAGGTTACAAAGGAGAGCAG GGTGAAAGGGGAGAGTGCGGCACTCCAGGAATCAAAGGAGACAGG GGTCCTGAGGGTTTGATTGGTGTAAGAGGACTTAGAGGACTGCAG ggtCTACCAGGACCACATGGAGACATTGGACCAGAAGGCCCTCAGGGAAAGCAC GGAGAACGTGGATCACCCGGCCCTCCAGGTATTCAGGGGGAAACTGGCATTGGAATACCTGGGCCAAAA GGTGACATGGGATTCCAGGGCCGCCCAGGTCCTCCTGGTCCTGCAGGCCTTGGGGCACATGGTCCACCA ggaCCTCAAGGGCCACAAGGTGTTCAAGGGGGAAAAGGACCGACTGGTGAGGGCCTTCCTGGACCAAAG GGGGATCGCGGGCTTCCAGGACCGAGGGGATCGAGAGGACAACAGGGTGCAGGAATTAAAGGAGAACAG GGGGAACTAGGTCCCCCAGGTCCTCCAGGGCCCACTGGGCTGACAGGAGTGGGCATACAAGGAGAGAAG GGAGTTGAGGGTCCAAGGGGTCCACCAGGAGTAAGAGGGCTTCCAGGAGAGGGTTTGCCTGGACCCAAG GGGGACCAAGGTTTACCTGGAGAACAGGGATCTCCAGGAGAGAGAGGCATTGGTGAATCTGGTCCAAAG GGAGAACCTGGATCTGCTGGTTTAGGTGGCTTACCTGGTCTTCCAGGAGAAGATGGGGCGCCAGGGCAGAAG GGGGAGCCTGGGTTACCAGGTTCAAGAGGTTCTGAGGGACCTCCAGGAATTGGGACTCAAGGAGAGAAG GGGGACCAGGGTCTGAGGGGTATCCGAGGGTTACATGGACCTCCAGGGATCTCAGGACACTCTGGTCCAAAG GGTGAACGTGGGGTACCAGGTCACCAGGGCATTCCAGGGCAACCAGGACGATCCATAACTGGTCCAAAG GGAGATCTTGGTCCCTCTGGTCCACCTGGACCAATTGGGGAAACAGGCCTTGGACTTCCAGGTCCAAAG GGTGATAGAGGTTATACTGGTCCACATGGTCAACCTGGGCCAAAAGGAGAAGGCACCCCAGGACCTTTG GGCCCCCCAGGAATTCCAGGGTTACCAGGAGAACCAGGCCCAGAGGGTATAGGAATTCCCGGACCTAAG GGTGACATTGGATTTCGAGGATTGCCAGGTTTACCTGGCCCACCTGGAGAGGGAATACAAGGACCCCCA GGTAATGTTGGGAGGGCAGGACCTCCTGGCCCAAATGGACCACCAGGAGTGGGTATTCAAGGACCAAAG GGGGATCCTGGAGCCCAAGGTATGACCGGACCAAGAGGGCCGAGAGGAGATGGGTTCCCTGGCGCTAAA GGTGACCGTGGGTCTCAGGGTGAGAGGGGAATGAAAGGTGCAGAGGGAGATCTGGGAGATCCAGGAGTGCCTGGCGAAGCA GGAAAACCAGGAACAAAAGGAGACGCGGGCCTCACA cgAGAGGACATCATTAAACTCATTAAAGAAATATGTG gATGTGGCGTCAAGTGTAAAGAAAGGCCAATGGAACTCGTCTTTGTGATCGACAGCTCAGAGAGTGTTGGCCCTGACAATTTTGAAATCATCAAAGATTTTGTCACCAGGCTGGTGGACCGGACCACGGTGGGACGCAATGCAACGAGAATCGGCCTTGTCCTCTACAGTCTGGATGTCCATTTGGAGTTCAACTTGGTCCGCTACACGAACAAACAAGATGTGAAGCAGGCGATCCGAAAGATGCCTTACATGGGGGAGGGTACCTATACTGGCACCGCCAtaagaaaagccacacaggagGCTTTCTACAGCGCCCGGCCCGGGGTCAGGAAGGTCGCCATCGTCATCACCGATGGTCAGACTGACAAGCGAGAGCCCGTTAAACTTGATATTGCCGTGAGAGAGGCTCATGCAGCAAATATTGAGATGTACGCTCTGGGGATCGTCAATTCCTCGGATCTGACGCAGGCGGAGTTTCTGAGAGAACTCAACCTCATTGCCTCTGACCCTGATAGTGAACACATGTACCTTATTGATGACTTCAACACTTTGCCAG CACtggagtctaaagtcatcagcCAGTTCTGCGAGGATGAAAATGGTGCCCTCATCTATAATCGCATTGCAAACGGGCACTGGAATGGCAACAATGGACTCAGTATTAATGGTAACAATGGATATGGACAGCATAGCAATGGATACAACAATGGCTATGGAAAAAACAAGAATGAAGTAAATGGGAATGGTTACCAAGAGGCGGTCACAAATGTGAGACGTACCAACAGCCGAGGCCGTGGGGACACTTTCGCACTGCCCATCAGTGCTGATCCACTCCCTAGTCAG ATGGAAGAAGACGAAGACGGTGAAGATTTAGACTTGAGGGCCCATGTGAGGGCCAGCGGCAGCGTGGTTGTAGTGAACAAAACAGCCTCTTTGTTACATGTGAAGGAACGCGCTGTGTCCAATGAGGCAGTCTTATCACCTTCATCATCCTCCTCCGCTGCAGGATCTTCATCTAAACTGGGTTCCAGTTCTTCCTTAAATTCTAATCAGCTGCAGGCAGTAGCAAGTCCAGTACTTCCTGAAG TTCCACTTCGCGATCCCCGCTGTAACCTCAGTTTGGACCAAGGCACCTGCAGATCATACAACATCCGCTGGTATTATGATAAGCAGGCTAATTCCTGCGCACAATTTTGGTATGGAGGCTGCGCTGGAAATGACAATCGATTTGAAACTGAAGATGAATGCAGGAAGACTTGTGTTATATTGAAGACAG CAGGataa